Proteins encoded within one genomic window of Bacteroidota bacterium:
- a CDS encoding pyridoxal phosphate-dependent aminotransferase family protein, producing the protein QMLCMREIISAADREVSVIDPFSGEPVRMLMFGSNNYLGLANHRVVKERAHMALDHYGAGIGGPPLLSGYTRLHRELEERLAALKRTEDAMIFSSGYGANVGLVSGLLNPRDTVFYDGYSHASFCDGIKLANAQSYRFPHNDCDRLESMLSMRRSDSAGDRFVGVEGVYSMDGDLAPLDRILPICKSNGAILMLDDAHGTGVMGPTGAGTPEHFGLEGAIDIVMGTFSKTFTVTGGFVAASKSIVNYLRFFARSYMFSASLPPAAIATVIAGLDVIEQEPELLAHLRENVRLASAGLNELGFDCAPGAAIIPLRVPAGMNIRRAGYEFHKRGIFINSVEYPAVPVSQQRFRISMMATHTRNDIDRLLTAVEEVWNCCGCVPETVCVPANHRTNEH; encoded by the coding sequence GCAGATGCTCTGCATGAGGGAGATCATCAGCGCGGCAGACCGGGAAGTCTCGGTTATAGACCCCTTTTCCGGGGAGCCTGTGAGGATGCTGATGTTCGGGTCGAACAATTATCTCGGACTTGCAAACCACCGGGTGGTGAAGGAGCGCGCCCACATGGCTCTCGACCACTACGGCGCGGGAATTGGAGGCCCGCCCCTGCTCAGCGGCTACACCAGGCTGCACCGGGAATTGGAGGAGCGGCTCGCGGCGCTCAAGCGCACCGAAGATGCAATGATCTTCTCCAGCGGGTATGGAGCGAACGTGGGCCTTGTGAGCGGGTTACTCAATCCGAGGGATACCGTCTTCTACGACGGGTACAGTCACGCCTCGTTTTGCGACGGAATCAAACTGGCGAACGCGCAATCGTACCGGTTTCCGCACAACGACTGCGACCGGCTGGAATCGATGCTCTCGATGCGCCGCTCTGATTCCGCGGGAGACCGGTTCGTCGGCGTGGAAGGGGTCTATTCGATGGACGGCGACCTCGCGCCTCTTGACCGGATTCTCCCTATCTGTAAATCGAACGGAGCGATCCTCATGCTGGACGATGCGCACGGGACAGGCGTGATGGGCCCGACGGGAGCAGGCACCCCGGAACATTTCGGGCTCGAAGGCGCGATCGATATCGTGATGGGGACATTCAGCAAGACGTTTACCGTGACCGGCGGATTCGTGGCCGCCTCCAAATCGATCGTCAACTACCTCCGTTTCTTCGCGCGATCGTACATGTTTTCCGCGTCGCTCCCTCCGGCGGCCATCGCGACAGTCATCGCCGGACTCGATGTCATCGAGCAGGAACCCGAACTCCTTGCGCACCTCCGGGAAAACGTCCGCCTGGCTTCTGCCGGGCTGAACGAGCTCGGGTTCGATTGCGCTCCCGGGGCTGCAATCATCCCTCTCCGCGTGCCGGCCGGAATGAACATCCGCCGCGCCGGATACGAATTTCACAAGCGGGGCATCTTCATCAATTCGGTCGAATATCCCGCCGTCCCCGTCTCCCAGCAACGGTTCAGGATCAGTATGATGGCGACTCACA